A genomic region of Amphiura filiformis chromosome 6, Afil_fr2py, whole genome shotgun sequence contains the following coding sequences:
- the LOC140154589 gene encoding uncharacterized protein produces the protein MDVKASFQATTGELSTNIDNRESPSPVHSSVDEAGPDAITWFNPLSQDQKAQAPRFSLPDWLKWSKESPPQSRKQTSAQPVLPQQQVQHQDATHFHHHHLDIPSHHDPAIQASYRPAPTRHGYENAPMESHSQQYGQGRYVAGGMYHPAEMNRDSSNESLSLIRMPWLEAMLGNERNQQQQEASGGTVRSTRSLTNVLRHLSNIIERKGQEPRAYRDSDFKQYWMPDSQCKECYECGEKFTTFRRRHHCRICGQIFCSRCCNQEVPGKFMGFIGNLRVCTYCCKIVLSYAQSMDSSGDLKALQEDLKRVTEVTRMNIGEGVTPRKKAGFREEEIWARKRTYSASSMDASGGNPFEVANMSPSHELRDQLVADEHEDTTAEGNKKVQLVNTPM, from the exons ATGGATGTGAAAGCTTCATTTCAAGCCACGACAGGGGAATTGTCTACCAACATTGACAACAGGGAATCTCCTTCACCAGTCCACAGTAGCGTAGATGAAGCAGGGCCAGATGCCATCACTTGGTTTAATCCACTGTCACAAGACCAGAAGGCTCAAGCACCTCGATTCTCACTACCAGATTGGTTGAAATGGTCAAAAG AAAGTCCTCCTCAGTCAAGGAAACAAACTAGCGCACAACCAGTGTTACCACAGCAACAGGTACAACACCAAGATGCCactcattttcatcatcatcatttagaCATACCGTCGCATCATGACCCAGCAATCCAAGCATCTTACAGACCAGCTCCCACAAGACACGGTTACGAGAATGCGCCGATGGAGAGTCACTCACAGCAGTATGGGCAGGGAAGATATGTTGCAGGAGGAATGTACCAT CCGGCAGAGATGAATCGTGATAGTAGCAATGAGTCTCTTTCTCTGATACGTATGCCGTGGCTTGAAGCGATGCTTGGTAATGAGCGAAATCAGCAGCAGCAGGAGGCATCAGGAGGAACTGTAAGGTCGACGCGGAGTCTGACCAATGTACTGAGGCATCTGAGTAACATTATTGAAAGGAAAGGCCAG GAACCTCGTGCTTACAGAGATAGCGATTTCAAACAGTACTGGATGCCAGACAGCCAGTGTAAAGAGTGCTATGAATGTGGAGAGAAATTCACCACATTCAGACGTAGGCATCACTGCAGGATATGCGGTCAAATCTTCTGCAGTCGCTGCTGTAACCAGGAAGTACCTGGGAAATTCATGGGATTTATAG GTAATTTGAGAGTGTGCACATACTGCTGTAAGATAGTGCTTAGCTATGCTCAATCTATGGACTCATCCGGTGACCTAAAGGCATTGCAAGAGGATCTAAAGAGGGTTACAGAAGTGACCAGGATGAATATCGGGGAAGGGGTCACTCCAAGGAAGAAAGCTGGCTTTAGAGAAGAGGAGATATGGGCCAGAAAAAG GACTTACAGCGCTAGTAGTATGGATGCATCCGGAGGGAATCCATTTGAAGTTGCTAACATGTCTCCGTCTCACGAATTAAGAGATCAGTTGGTTGCAGATGAGCATGAAGATACTACTgcag AGGGAAATAAGAAAGTCCAGCTTGTCAACACCCCCATGTAA
- the LOC140154588 gene encoding piggyBac transposable element-derived protein 3-like — MIPFTGRVLAKQFIKSKPNPVGIKNFVICGSSGRPLDFEFYQGKGTGIPEETKQLGLGASVLLRLTESIPRQMNHKVCFHNYFTGMPLIRELKAKGIHSLGVVKANRLKGCELKSDKDLKKEGRGAMESKVTAEGDICVTRWQDNGTVTMASSFVGVEEKDQVRRWSEAACKGTRYG; from the coding sequence ATGATACCATTTACAGGGCGAGTTCTCGCTAAGCAGTTCATCAAGAGTAAGCCCAATCCAGTTGGAATCAAGAACTTTGTCATCTGCGGTAGCTCTGGAAGGCCCCTGGACTTTGAATTCTATCAAGGGAAAGGGACTGGCATTCCCGAAGAAACAAAGCAGCTGGGACTTGGCGCATCGGTGTTGTTACGACTAACAGAGAGCATACCAAGACAAATGAATCACAAAGTTTGTTTCCATAACTACTTCACTGGTATGCCACTCATCAGAGAACTGAAAGCAAAGGGAATTCATTCCCTTGGAGTTGTCAAAGCAAATCGGCTGAAAGGGTGTGAACTAAAATCGGACAAAGACCTGAAAAAGGAGGGACGTGGTGCTATGGAAAGCAAAGTAACTGCTGAAGGTGACATATGTGTGACGCGATGGCAAGACAATGGCACTGTAACTATGGCCTCCAGCTTTGTTGGTGTTGAAGAGAAAGACCAGGTTCGACGTTGGAGTGAAGCTGCATGCAAAGGAACACGTTATGGTTGA